In a single window of the Gemmatimonadota bacterium genome:
- a CDS encoding carbohydrate binding family 9 domain-containing protein codes for MTEFSRNRSAFVPWTCFVLAVNAAAVAVPLAAQDGRQVPNVAPVYVEESPVIDGALDEAIWRDAALLDAFTQQEPDEGAPSSERTEVLLMYDRNALYLGVRAFDSSPAGVTATEMRRDSDRILSEDNFQIILDTFRDGRSGYMFVTNPLGAQLDQQVFNEGEGGLPGRATPNINRDWDGVWHVAARQTPDGWIAEIAIPWVTLRFPESDSQSWGMNLMRNIGRRNEQAFWAPIPKPYAISKVSLAGTLTGMSSLARGSDLRITPFVTSGASRVTDAGVVDDSFQRDMGIDVKYGLSAGLNLDVTVNTDFAQAEVDDEQVNLTRFPLFFPEKRDFFLENSGQFKVGSATAFNRLAELFFTRRIGLSPTGEQVPILAGARLTGKVGRNDIAVLNVQTDNAFGRSGENFLVARYSRHFLSRSRVGGLFINKSETDGDHFNRTFAVDMTLVPHDAFTVTGFIARTETPGIEDGGESASYLNATWLDQSWRIYGEFADLGDNFNPEVGFLPRRGIRTSKLHFERNPRPDRLGIRVMQPMVNIIYTTDQQNRLVSRRWHTMVGTRFDNGAFLNLWYNRNYERLDEPFVVRDGVAIAPGGYTFGEWRISFTSNPSRSFYYGLNYSPQDFYDGTRTDKRVTLGARLSSRLSAEGSYARNDIELPAAAFDVELASLRIDYALSPAMTLRTISQYNSATDQWSTSARFRYTYRPGSDIYVVYDELRRDVDDPTGLSILNEYRDRRLILKVTHLLTR; via the coding sequence ATGACAGAGTTCTCACGGAATCGCTCCGCCTTCGTTCCCTGGACCTGTTTCGTGTTGGCTGTGAACGCAGCCGCGGTGGCGGTCCCGCTAGCGGCTCAAGATGGCCGCCAGGTGCCTAATGTCGCCCCTGTCTACGTAGAGGAGAGCCCGGTGATCGACGGCGCCTTGGACGAGGCGATTTGGCGTGACGCGGCGCTACTCGATGCTTTTACCCAGCAGGAGCCAGACGAGGGAGCCCCGTCCTCGGAGCGCACGGAGGTTCTACTGATGTACGATCGGAATGCGCTGTACCTGGGCGTGCGCGCGTTCGATTCGTCGCCGGCAGGGGTCACAGCCACCGAAATGAGGCGGGACTCCGACCGAATCCTGAGTGAGGACAACTTCCAAATCATCCTGGATACGTTCCGGGATGGCCGCTCCGGCTACATGTTCGTGACCAATCCCCTCGGCGCGCAGCTGGATCAGCAAGTCTTCAACGAGGGAGAGGGCGGACTCCCGGGAAGGGCGACCCCCAACATCAACCGCGACTGGGACGGCGTCTGGCACGTCGCCGCACGCCAGACGCCGGACGGCTGGATCGCCGAGATAGCGATCCCGTGGGTCACACTCCGATTTCCGGAGTCTGACTCGCAGAGCTGGGGAATGAACCTCATGCGCAACATCGGGCGCAGGAACGAACAGGCGTTCTGGGCTCCGATTCCCAAGCCGTATGCGATCTCGAAGGTGAGCCTCGCGGGCACACTCACCGGCATGAGCTCTCTCGCACGTGGTAGCGATCTGCGCATCACGCCGTTTGTCACGAGTGGCGCTAGTCGGGTGACGGATGCGGGAGTCGTGGACGACTCCTTCCAGCGTGATATGGGGATCGACGTCAAGTACGGTCTGAGCGCAGGACTCAACCTCGACGTCACCGTAAACACCGACTTCGCCCAAGCCGAAGTCGACGACGAGCAGGTCAACCTGACCCGCTTCCCGCTATTCTTCCCCGAGAAGCGTGACTTTTTTCTGGAGAACTCGGGGCAGTTCAAGGTGGGTTCGGCGACGGCCTTCAACCGGCTGGCCGAGCTGTTCTTCACGCGTCGTATCGGGCTCTCGCCGACGGGTGAGCAAGTCCCGATTCTCGCGGGCGCCCGGCTGACGGGTAAGGTCGGCAGAAACGACATCGCGGTGTTGAACGTGCAGACCGACAACGCCTTTGGTCGATCGGGCGAGAATTTCCTGGTCGCGCGATACAGTCGGCACTTCCTGTCCCGCTCGAGGGTCGGTGGTCTCTTCATCAACAAGAGCGAGACCGATGGCGACCACTTCAATCGCACGTTCGCCGTCGACATGACGCTGGTGCCGCATGATGCGTTCACGGTCACGGGATTCATCGCGAGGACCGAAACGCCCGGCATCGAGGACGGTGGTGAGAGCGCCAGCTACCTGAACGCCACCTGGTTGGATCAGAGTTGGCGGATCTACGGCGAGTTCGCCGACCTCGGCGACAACTTCAATCCCGAGGTCGGCTTCCTGCCACGCAGGGGTATTCGCACGAGCAAGCTGCACTTCGAGAGGAACCCGCGACCCGACCGCTTGGGCATCCGCGTCATGCAGCCCATGGTGAACATCATCTACACCACCGACCAACAGAACCGGCTCGTCTCGCGTCGGTGGCACACGATGGTGGGCACCCGCTTCGACAACGGCGCGTTCCTCAACCTGTGGTACAACCGCAACTACGAGCGGCTCGACGAGCCCTTCGTGGTGCGGGACGGAGTCGCGATCGCCCCGGGAGGATACACGTTCGGCGAGTGGCGAATATCGTTCACTAGCAATCCGTCACGCAGCTTCTACTACGGGTTGAACTACTCGCCGCAGGACTTCTACGACGGCACGCGCACGGACAAGAGAGTCACGCTCGGGGCACGGCTCTCGAGTAGGCTCTCCGCCGAGGGGTCCTATGCACGCAACGACATCGAGCTGCCCGCGGCTGCGTTCGATGTCGAGCTCGCGTCGCTGCGCATCGACTACGCGCTGTCGCCCGCCATGACGCTGCGCACGATCTCCCAGTACAACTCGGCGACGGATCAGTGGAGCACGAGCGCGCGCTTCCGCTACACATACAGGCCCGGCAGCGACATCTACGTCGTGTACGACGAGTTGCGCCGCGACGTCGACGACCCCACCGGCCTCAGCATACTCAACGAGTACCGGGACCGGCGACTGATATTGAAGGTGACGCATCTGCTGACGCGGTAG
- a CDS encoding pyrroloquinoline quinone-dependent dehydrogenase: protein MSKKSYAFWTALGLSFIAIYTAEIVRPAATFVPGWRSYEWPAADGFGGTHHSPLSDITAETVEYLEVAWTYRTGDVHGHGGGMAGTAFEATPIMLDGILYIATPYSRAVALDAETGQELWTFDPGVDRTDDFQTMVTSRGLSYWVDPKRRSVDECATRIVHAAFDARLFTLDAKTGVPCSDFAHGEGIDLGIGIERLEGRREQFKHTAPPAVINDVVVVGSSIWDSHFADGPSGAVRAFDIRTGELRWTWEPLIGVEGTLPNGEKIPAGAANTWATITPDVENDLVFVPTGSPSPDHYGGLRPGDNRFANSLVALRASTGEVVWHFQMVHHDLWDYDLPAPAALITLERDGEQVPAVVQSTKMGYLFAFHRLTGEPLFPILEQPVPGSDVPGEVVSPTQPVPQLPRPLTPQNMDPEDAWGLTPWDRAACREKIEKHRSDGMYAPPSVRGTIAYPGFIGGMGWGGVAFDPSTGLLVTNTNRLAMVSTLIPREVADRSPPPREGAKFTLAAQEHTPYAVKREPLLSPLGIPCTSPPWGMLHAVDMRTGELAWEVPLGTVTDLTNVPAPKRWGSPNMGGPLITGGLIFIGASMDRRLRAYDLQSGEMVWSAKLPASLQSSPMTYRARDGARQFIVVAAGGHDGMKSRLGDHVIAYALPTRDAAGGLR, encoded by the coding sequence ATGTCGAAGAAGAGCTACGCGTTTTGGACCGCACTGGGCCTCTCGTTCATCGCCATATACACCGCCGAGATCGTGCGGCCGGCCGCCACGTTCGTACCGGGCTGGCGGTCGTACGAATGGCCCGCGGCTGACGGCTTCGGGGGCACTCATCACTCGCCGCTCTCGGACATCACTGCCGAGACGGTCGAGTATCTCGAGGTCGCATGGACATACCGGACCGGCGACGTGCACGGCCACGGCGGAGGCATGGCGGGGACCGCCTTTGAGGCGACCCCGATCATGCTCGACGGTATCCTCTACATCGCGACGCCGTACAGTCGGGCCGTGGCACTCGATGCCGAAACCGGACAGGAGCTCTGGACGTTCGACCCCGGCGTGGATCGCACCGACGACTTCCAGACCATGGTCACGTCCCGCGGGCTCTCTTATTGGGTAGATCCGAAGCGTCGCTCCGTTGACGAGTGCGCGACCCGAATCGTGCATGCGGCGTTCGATGCGCGCCTCTTCACACTCGACGCGAAGACGGGTGTTCCGTGCTCGGACTTCGCCCACGGCGAGGGCATCGACCTCGGGATCGGGATTGAGCGTCTGGAGGGACGGCGCGAGCAGTTCAAGCACACCGCCCCGCCCGCGGTCATCAACGACGTCGTGGTGGTCGGCTCGAGCATATGGGACAGTCACTTCGCAGACGGACCGAGTGGAGCCGTGCGGGCGTTCGACATACGCACGGGCGAGTTGCGCTGGACGTGGGAACCGCTGATCGGTGTCGAGGGCACGTTACCGAACGGGGAGAAGATCCCCGCGGGGGCCGCGAATACGTGGGCGACGATTACGCCCGATGTCGAAAACGACCTCGTATTCGTGCCGACAGGCAGCCCGAGCCCAGACCACTACGGGGGGCTGCGTCCTGGCGACAATCGCTTCGCGAATTCTCTAGTTGCGCTCCGGGCGTCGACCGGTGAGGTCGTGTGGCACTTCCAGATGGTGCATCACGACCTCTGGGACTACGATCTGCCCGCGCCTGCTGCGCTGATCACTCTCGAGCGCGACGGTGAGCAGGTACCCGCCGTGGTCCAGAGCACGAAGATGGGCTACCTGTTCGCTTTTCACCGGCTCACCGGCGAGCCGCTCTTCCCCATCCTGGAACAGCCGGTCCCAGGATCCGACGTGCCCGGTGAGGTTGTCTCGCCCACGCAGCCCGTACCGCAACTGCCTCGGCCGCTCACGCCGCAGAACATGGATCCCGAGGACGCGTGGGGCCTGACGCCGTGGGACAGGGCAGCGTGCCGGGAGAAGATCGAGAAGCACCGCTCCGATGGCATGTACGCTCCGCCCAGCGTGCGGGGCACGATCGCGTATCCGGGGTTCATCGGAGGGATGGGGTGGGGCGGTGTCGCTTTCGATCCGTCTACGGGGTTGCTCGTCACGAACACGAACCGGTTGGCGATGGTATCGACTCTCATCCCGCGGGAAGTTGCAGACCGGAGTCCCCCACCCCGTGAGGGCGCGAAGTTCACCCTCGCAGCCCAAGAACACACACCTTACGCCGTAAAGCGCGAACCTCTCCTCTCACCGCTGGGGATTCCCTGCACGTCGCCCCCGTGGGGGATGCTGCACGCTGTCGACATGCGGACCGGTGAGCTCGCTTGGGAAGTGCCGCTCGGAACCGTGACCGACCTCACCAATGTGCCGGCCCCGAAGCGCTGGGGATCACCGAATATGGGCGGTCCGCTCATCACGGGCGGTCTGATATTCATCGGCGCGAGCATGGACCGGCGCCTCCGGGCGTACGACCTGCAGAGCGGTGAGATGGTGTGGTCGGCGAAGCTGCCGGCTTCGCTGCAGTCGTCACCGATGACGTACCGCGCCCGCGACGGTGCTCGGCAGTTCATCGTAGTCGCGGCGGGCGGTCACGACGGCATGAAGTCGCGGCTGGGCGACCACGTGATCGCGTATGCACTACCTACGCGCGACGCTGCCGGAGGGCTCCGATGA
- a CDS encoding serine/threonine-protein phosphatase: protein MGALARGVRVDRTSIGDADSRILHAERLATLAMVADGVGGRAGGEEAARLAVSELVSSVSKTFHQADLAEASDPEVFSRLLHDAALACHESLLKKAEHEGDGRGFATTLTLFLGLWPHAYLLQVGDSRCYIYQDGELTQISRDQTWAQDLIDDGTLTQTVAQGSRWANVLSSAMGGKQAEPVVTRFVRDWGSVLLICTDGLTKHVSDERIEQRLSSMQSARETAELLLQDALDGGGSDNVTLIVGRTVRPVEG, encoded by the coding sequence TTGGGTGCCCTCGCGCGCGGCGTGCGTGTGGACCGAACGAGCATCGGTGACGCAGACAGCCGGATATTGCATGCCGAGCGCCTCGCGACCCTGGCGATGGTCGCGGATGGCGTCGGCGGAAGAGCGGGCGGGGAGGAAGCTGCTCGCCTCGCCGTATCGGAATTGGTGTCCTCGGTGTCGAAGACCTTCCACCAGGCTGACCTTGCCGAAGCGAGCGATCCAGAAGTCTTCTCCCGACTCCTCCACGATGCTGCGCTAGCGTGTCACGAGAGCCTGCTCAAGAAGGCCGAGCATGAAGGCGACGGGCGGGGCTTCGCCACGACGCTCACGCTGTTCCTGGGCCTGTGGCCGCACGCGTATCTGTTGCAGGTCGGTGATTCGCGCTGCTACATCTACCAGGACGGTGAGCTGACTCAGATCAGCAGAGACCAGACGTGGGCTCAGGACCTCATCGACGACGGCACGCTCACGCAGACGGTGGCCCAGGGCAGCAGGTGGGCGAACGTGTTATCGAGCGCCATGGGCGGCAAGCAGGCCGAACCGGTCGTGACGCGATTCGTGCGCGATTGGGGCTCGGTGCTCCTTATCTGCACTGACGGACTCACGAAGCACGTCTCCGACGAGCGTATCGAGCAGCGCCTCTCGTCGATGCAGAGCGCCCGAGAGACCGCGGAGCTGCTGCTGCAGGACGCGTTGGACGGGGGTGGCAGCGACAACGTCACCCTGATCGTGGGCCGCACGGTGCGGCCGGTCGAGGGCTGA
- a CDS encoding NAD-dependent epimerase/dehydratase family protein, which translates to MSRRALVTGATGMLGSHIVERLLLEGWEVRALVRDHAGAAWLQECGAELAVGRLEDGASLLGAAKGCDVIFHAAATIGAGGDWEAFRRGNVEGTRGVVDAATAAGARLVHVSSTAVFGQARYRCTPTDETVPVPELPAHDVYGRSKQGAEHIVLHAHRTGRTWTCVVRPAVMYGRRDRQFAPRVAPVLQRGIFPRIGGGRTTLALVHVGSVAEGAILAATCDAAAGLVFHLTNDFPVTVSDLVSCAAEGLERKIYAPDVPHRVGRAGFTALRVALRVLGRGDLARHARGTFDMLTRDNPFTSKRARDVLGWDPSVPPEVGLTEAFRWWNRHHSAARR; encoded by the coding sequence ATGAGCCGCCGTGCATTGGTGACCGGCGCGACCGGTATGCTCGGCTCGCACATCGTGGAGCGGCTGCTTCTGGAGGGCTGGGAAGTTCGGGCCCTGGTGCGGGACCACGCGGGAGCAGCGTGGCTGCAGGAGTGTGGCGCCGAGCTGGCCGTCGGCAGGCTCGAGGACGGCGCGTCGCTACTCGGCGCCGCGAAGGGATGCGACGTGATCTTCCATGCCGCCGCGACGATCGGGGCGGGAGGCGACTGGGAGGCATTCCGCCGCGGCAACGTCGAGGGCACACGCGGCGTCGTCGACGCAGCGACGGCCGCCGGGGCGAGGCTCGTGCACGTGAGTAGTACCGCCGTGTTCGGGCAGGCGCGTTACCGCTGCACGCCGACGGACGAGACCGTGCCGGTGCCCGAGCTACCCGCGCACGACGTGTATGGTCGCAGCAAGCAGGGGGCGGAGCACATCGTCCTGCACGCGCATCGGACCGGACGGACCTGGACGTGCGTCGTGCGGCCGGCGGTCATGTACGGCCGACGAGACCGGCAGTTCGCCCCTCGTGTCGCGCCGGTACTGCAGCGGGGAATCTTCCCCCGGATCGGAGGCGGCCGCACTACACTCGCGCTCGTGCACGTGGGCAGCGTGGCGGAGGGAGCGATTCTCGCGGCGACGTGTGACGCGGCGGCGGGGCTCGTCTTCCACCTCACGAACGATTTCCCGGTCACCGTGAGCGACCTCGTTAGCTGTGCGGCCGAGGGTCTCGAGCGGAAGATCTACGCACCCGACGTCCCACACCGAGTCGGGCGGGCGGGCTTCACCGCACTGAGGGTGGCGCTCCGCGTGCTCGGCCGGGGTGACCTCGCGCGGCATGCGCGCGGCACGTTCGACATGCTGACCCGCGACAACCCTTTCACGTCAAAGCGGGCCCGCGACGTCCTGGGGTGGGACCCCTCCGTGCCACCCGAGGTCGGGTTGACCGAGGCGTTTCGATGGTGGAATCGGCACCACTCCGCCGCGCGGAGGTGA